Within the Pseudomonas sp. SL4(2022) genome, the region CAGGGCCTCGGCCTCGGCCTGGCCATTTGCGATACCCTGATGCGCGCCCTGGGCGGCGAACTGCTGCTGGCCAACCATGCCGACGGTGGCGCCCAGTTGACCCTGCGCCTGCGCGCAGCGGATCAGGGCATCAAAACCCAGTCCCAAGAGGATTTTGTCGTATGAGCATGATCGATTCCCGCACCCAGGTGCTGTTGATCGATGACGACCCCCACCTGCGCCAGGCGCTGAGCCAGACCCTCGACCTGGCCGGGCTGAAGGTCTGCACCCTGGCCGATGCCCATGGTGTGGCCGCGCGCATCGAACGCGACTGGCCGGGCGTGGTGGTCAGCGATATCCGCATGCCCGGTATCGATGGCCTGCAGCTGCTGCAACAACTGCAGGAACAGGACCCGGAACTGCCAGTGCTGCTGATTACCGGCCACGGCGATGTGCCGCTGGCCGTGCAGGCCATGCGTGCCGGGGCCTATGACTTCTTGGAAAAACCCTTCGCCAGCGACGACCTGCTCGACAGCGTGCGCCGCGCCCTGGCTCTGCGTCGCCTGGTACTGGATAACCGTAGCCTGCGCATGGCCCTGGCCGATCGCCACACCCTGTCGGCGCGTTTAGTGGGGCAGTCGCCCGCCATGCTGCGCCTGCGTGAACAGATTGGCGCCCTGGCCGGGATCAACAGCGACGTGCTGATCCTCGGCGAAACTGGTGCCGGCAAGGAAGTGGTGGCGCGCGCGCTGCACGATCTGTCCAGCCGCCGGGCCGGGCCCTTCGTCGCGATCAACGCCGGCGCCCTGGCGGAATCGGTGGTGGAAAGCGAGCTGTTCGGCCATGAACAGGGCGCCTTTACCGGCGCGCAGAAGCGCCGCATCGGCAAGTTCGAATTTGCCAATGGCGGCACGCTGTTTCTTGATGAAATCGAAAGCATGAGCCTGGAAGTCCAGGTCAAACTGCTGCGCCTGCTGCAGGAGCGAGTGGTCGAACGCCTCGGTGGCAATCAGTTGATTCCTCTGGATATCCGGGTGATTGCCGCGACCAAGGAAGACCTGCGCCAGGCCGCTGACCAGGGACGTTTCCGCGCTGACCTGTATTACCGCCTGAACGTCGCCCCACTGCGCATTCCAGCGCTGCGCGAACGCGGTGAAGACACCCTGATGCTGTTTCAATACTTCGCCGAGGCCGCCCGCAGCCGCCATGGCCTGACCGAACGCAGCCTGCAACCGGGCCAGCGTGCCGCCCTGCTGCGCCACCCCTGGCCGGGCAATGTGCGTGAATTGCAGAACGCCGCCGAACGCTTTGCCCTGGGACTGGAACTGGACCTCGACCTGAAAACCCAAGCCACTGCGCCCATGCCCGATGAAGACGGCAACAGCGGTGGCCTGAATGCCCAGGTGGAGGCCTTCGAGCGCAGCCTGATCAGCGCCGAACTGAGCCGTTCACACAGTTCGCTGCGCAGCCTGGCCGAAGCCCTCGGTGTGCCGCGCAAGACCCTGCACGACAAATTGCGCAAGCATGGGCTGAGCTTCGCCGACGCTGGCGGAAGCTCGCCAGACAACCCTGACTGATTGGCAGAATTCCGCCAATAGCCTCTCCGGCGGCGGCCGCCACAAGCCGCCCGCCTTCTCCCCAAGCAGCGCCAAGCCCCGACAAACCTGGCCTCTAGCCTGAACAGCGGCAATCCGCCGCAGGCTGGCATGGCCGTTGCTCTAGGCTCCTGCAGGCGACTCACACACGCCCTGGTTGAGGCAATCGCTGCCCAGCGGCCAGCCACTTTCTGGCAGACCGCCTGGACTTGAGTCTGTCTTGCCGCGCTAAGGCGCATCACGCACTACAAAAACAAGAGGAAAAATTCCATGTTCAAACTGACTGCCAAGGCGCTCGCGTGCGCCCTGTCGCTGAGCATCGCCGGTATGGCCCAGGCCGCCGATCCGATCGTGATCAAGTTCTCCCACGTGGTCGCCGACCACACCCCAAAAGGCCAGGGTGCCGCGCTGTTCAAGAAGCTCGCCGAAGAGCGTCTGGGCGACAAAGTCAAGGTCGAGGTTTACCCGAACTCCTCGCTGTTCGGTGACGGCAAGGAAATGGAAGCGCTGTTGCTCGGTGACGTGCAACTGATCGCGCCTTCGTTGGCCAAATTCGAGCATTACACCAAGCAAATCCAGATTTTCGACCTGCCGTTCCTGTTCAACGACATGGCCGCCGTTGACCGCTTCCAGCTGAGCCCGGAAGGTCAGGCACTGCTGAAATCCATGGAAGAGAAAAACATCACCGGTCTGGCCTACTGGCACAACGGTCTCAAGCAGCTGTCCGCCAACAAGGCGCTGCGTGAGCCGAAAGACGCCCGCGGCCTGAAATTCCGCGTACAGGCTTCTGCCGTACTGGAAGAGCAGTTCAAGGCTGTGCGCGCCAACCCGCGCAAAATGAGCTTCGCCGAGGTTTACCAAGGCCTGCAGACTGGCGTGGTCAACGGTGCCGAGAACCCCTACTCGAACATCTACAGCCAGAAAATGCATGAAGTGCAGAAATTCATCACCGAATCCAACCACGGTGTTCTGGACTACATGCTGATCACCAACACCAAGTTCTGGAACGGCCTGCCTGCCGATGTGCGCAGCGAGCTGGACAAGATCATCGTGGAAGTGACTGCCGAAGTGAACAAGCAGGCTGACGCCCTCAACGAAGGCGACAAGCAGCGCATCCTCGAAGCCAAAACCACCGAGATCATTACCCTGACCCCAGAGCAGCGTAATGAATGGCGCGATGCCATGAAGCCAGTGTGGAGCAAGTTCGAAGCGGAAATCGGTGCCGACCTGATCAAGGCTGCCGACGCAGCCAACCAGTAAGGCGGAACAGGCTACGGCCTGCACCCAACCACAGCGCAGCCTTGCTGCTGCGCGATTGGCCGACTACCCAGGCACCCCTTGCCGGCTGCCTGGGTACGCTGCCCCTCACCACTGGAGACTCTATTGATGAACGCCTTGCGGCGCGTCTGGGACCACTTCGAGGAAGGCTTTATCGCGTTCCTGCTGGCCGCCATGACGCTGGTGACCTTCGTCTACGTGATCCTCAACAACCTCTACACGCTGTTCTACAACCTGGCGGATCGCTGGGAAGGCAGCAGCGAGTTTTTCTTCGCCATTGGCGACAGCATTCTCGGCATGGCCCAGTCGATGACCTGGAGCATTGCCCTGACCAAGGCGCTGTTCGCCTGGTTGATCTTCTTTGGCCTGGCCTACGGTGTGCGCACCGCCGGGCATATCGGCGTGGATGCGCTGGTGAAACTGGCCAGCAAACCGGTGCAGCGGGTTATCGGCCTGATCGCATGCATGGCCTGCCTGGGTTATGCAGGGCTGATCGCCGTGGCCAGCTTCGATTGGGTGAAAACCCTGTTCACCGCCGGCATCGGCGCCGAGGACCTCGGTCACTACGGCATCATGCAATGGCACATCACTGCCATCGTGCCGTTCGGCTACGCCATGGTGTTTATCCGCTTCTTTGAAATCTTCGTGCGCATCCTGCGTAACCAGCAGACCGGCCTCGGCCTGGCCGATGAAGCCGCCGACGCGCTGAAGATCAATGAGCATGAGGAGCACAAGCCATGACCATCCTGTTCCTCTTTGTCCTGCTGTTCCTACTGATGTTTATCGGCGTGCCGATTGCCGCGTCGCTGGGTCTCTCCGGTGCGCTGACCATCATGCTGTTCAGCCCGGACTCGGTGCGTTCGCTGGCGATCAAGCTGTTCGAAACCAGTGAGCACTACACCCTGCTGGCGATCCCGTTCTTCCTGCTCTCCGGTGCCTTTATGACCACCGGCGGCGTGGCCAAGCGCCTGATCGATTTCGCCAACGCCTGCGTCGGCCATATCCGTGGCGGCCTGGCCATCTCGGCGGTATTGGCGTGCATGCTGTTCGCGGCGCTGTCCGGCTCATCCCCAGCCACCGTGGCTGCCGTCGGTTCGATTGCCATCGCCGGTATGGTGCGCTCCGGTTACCCGCAGGCTTTCGGCGCCGGTATCGTGTGTAACGCCGGCACCCTGGGCATCCTGATTCCGCCGTCGATCGTCATGGTGGTGTACGCCGCGGCAACCGAGCAGTCGGTGGGCAAGCTGTTTATGGCCGGTGTGGTACCGGGCCTGCTGCTGGGCGTAATCCTGATGGTGGCGATCTATATCGTCGCGCGGAAGATGAACCTGCCGGCCATGCCACGTGCCACTTTCCGTGAGTTCCTCACCGCTGCACGCAAAGCCGTATGGGGCCTGCTGCTGATGGTGATCATCCTCGGCGGCATCTACACCGGCATGTTCACCCCAACCGAAGCCGCTGCTGTGGCGGCGGTCTACGCCGGCTTAGTGGCGCTGTTCGTGTACAAGGACATGACCATCCGCGAGTGCCCGAAGGTGCTGCTGGAGTCCGGCAAGCTGAGCATCATGCTGATGTTCATCATTGCCAACGCCATGCTCTTCGCCCACGTGCTGACCACTGAGCAGATCCCGCAGACCATCACCGCCTGGGTGGTGGACATGGGCCTGCAACCCTGGCAGTTCCTGCTGGTGGTGAACATCGTGTTGCTGGTGGCGGGCGCCTTTATGGAGCCGTCGGCGATCATCCTGATCCTCGCGCCAATCCTTTTCCCGATTGCCGTGCAACTGGGCATCGACCCGATCCACCTGGGCATTATCATGGTGGTGAACATGGAAATCGGCCTGATCACGCCACCGGTGGGACTCAATCTGTTCGTCACCTCGGCGGTGACCGGCATGCCGCTGACCGCCGTGGTCAAGGCTGCCTGGCCATGGCTGATGATTTTGCTGGGCTTCCTGGTAGTGATCACCTACGTGCCGTCAATATCCCTGGCACTGCCAAACTGGCTGGGCATGACCTGACAGCAACTCTGTGTGCACTTCCCTGCACACTTTTAGCCCGGCCTAGGTGCCGGGCTTTTTTTGCTCGCAGTTTTTTGTCAGGCGGATTGGCACCATGCGCCATGGCCAGGTTCACGCCGTGCGGCGTAACCCACCATCGGCGCACCGCGCATCACTGGGCTAACGAGTTAAACCCGCGCCAACTCTGGCAGGTCACCCGACAAACCCAGCGCCTGACGCACGAACAGCGCCTTGGCTTCCGGCAGGTCGTCCACCCAGTTGAGGCCACTGTTGCGCAGCCAGCGCACGGGCAGCGGATCGGCCTGGAACAGCCGCTCGAAGCCTTCCATCGCCGCCATCATCGCCAGGTTATGCGGCATGCGCCGGCGCTCGTAACGGCTCAGCACCTTTACATCACTCAGACGCTCGCCACGTTGCGCGGCGTGCAGCAACACCTCAGCCAATACCGCGACATCAAGAAAGCCCAGGTTGACGCCCTGCCCGGCCAACGGGTGGATGCTGTGCGCGGCATCGCCAATCAGTGCCAGGCCATCCTCGACATAACGCTTGGCGTGCCGCTGACGCAACGGAATACACAGGCGCGGGTCAGCTTGCAGCACCTCACCCAGACGATGTTCGAAGGCAAAACCGAGGGCGCGGCGGAAACCCGCATCATCCAATGCCATCAGCCGCTCGGCTTCAGTGGGCGTAACCGACCAGACAATCGAGCACCAGTGCTCACCTTCGGGACCGGCCAGCGGCAAAAAGGCCAACGGGCCGTCATCGGTAAAGCGCTGCCAGGCGGTGGCCTGATTTGGCTTGCTGCAACGCACGCTGGTGACGATGGCGTGGTGCAGGTAATCCCATTCACGGGTGGCGCAACCGGCTAAACGGCGCACCGCCGAGTTGGCGCCGTCAGCAGCAATGATCAACGGCGCGCGTAGCTCACGGCCGTCGCTCAGGCTGAGTAACCAGCCCTCGCCGGAGCGGCGTAACTGCTCCAGACGTGCACCTGGCAGCAAGCCAATCGAACTGTCATGCAGGCGCTCAAGCAGCGCGTCCTGCACCACGCGGTTTTCGACGATATGGCCCAGGGATTCGGCATGCACGCTGGCCGCGCTGAAGTGAATCTGCCCGGTGCCCGAGCCATCCCACACCTGCATCTCGGAATAGGAGCAGGCGCGCCGCGCGGCAATGCCATCCCACACACCCAGGCGTTCAAGAATGCGTTGGCTGGCCACCGACAGCGCGCTGACTCGCGGCTCGAAGGCGGCCTGCGGATCAAAGGGCTTGACGCTCAGCGGGCTGCCATCAACCAGCAGGATTTCCAGGCCCTGATCCTGCAGGGCCAGTGCCAGGGCGCTGCCCACCATGCCTGCGCCAACGATGATCAGATCCGCTTGCATCACATATTCCTTGTTCAGGCTGCCTGCCGAGCGCGCGGTTTAAGTCGCACGTAGAGAGTTTTATGCACCCGCGCCACCAGGGTACCGCTGCCATCGCGCACCTCTACATGCAACTCGGGCAGGTATTTTTCACCGTCGGCGGTGTGCTGGCGAATGTCCTCGAGCAGGTGTTCGTCGATGCTGAAATCGGCGTACACCGGGCCTTTGCCGGGGGCGATAAAGTCGATGCGCGCCGCCTTGTCCCACACGATAAATTCACGCCCAAGGTTTTCCATGATCATCAGCATGAAAAACGGGTCGGTCATCGAATACAGGCTGCCGCCGAACTGGGTACCAACATAGTTGCGGTTATACCAGCCCAGGCCCATCTTGACCTGCACCTGACGGAAGTCCGCGCTGATCTGCCGCACCCGTACGCCAGCCCCCAGGTAGGGCGGATACAGGTTCATCGCCCAACGCAGCAGCCGCGCCTTGCGCGCCAATTTATTTGCCGACATGACTCAATACTCCGAACGGGTGCCGAGGCCCATGGCCTGGCGGGCAAACCAGCGTTTCGCCGGAGGAAGAAGATCGAGGCCAAGCAAACCGAGGTTACGCCCGGCAGCCAGCAGCGGCTGGCCAGTGCTGAACAGGCGGGTGACCTGGTCGGAGAAGCCGACGGTCAGCTGCTGATCCATCTGCTGACTCTTCAGGTAGCGCTGCAGGGTGGTCAGATCGCCCAAGGGCGCGCTGCTGTCCAGCAGCGTTTCTGCCAGCACCAGGGTGTCGCGCAACGACAGGTTGTAGCCCTGCCCGGCAATTGGATGCAGGCTGTGCGCGGCGTTACCGAGTACCACCAGATGCTGACGCACCTGCTCCCTGGCGGCCGTCAGCGCCAGTGGATAGAGATGCCGCGTACCAACCTGGCGCAAACTGCCCAGGCGATAACCGAAGGCCTGCTGCAACTCGGCAAGAAACGCCGCATCGTCCAGCATCGACAAGCGTTCGGCTTCCAGCGTGGCGCGAGTCCAGACCAGCGCGCAGCGGTTATCCGCCAGCGGCAACAGGGCCATCGGCCCTTCTTCGGTAAACCGTTCGAAGGCCAGGCCGTTATGCGCCTCTTGCGGGCTGACGTTGGCGATCAGCGCGCTCTGGCCATAGGGCGTGTTGCTGACGGCAATGCCCAGTTGCTCGCGCAGCCCGGAGCGGCCGCCTTCAGCGAGAATCGCCAGGCTGCATTCCAGTTCGCTGCCATCGTCCAGGGTCAGCCGGTAGCCATCGGCCAGGGCCTGCATGCGGTTAACCTGAGCCGGGCTGCGCCAGCTCACCACCTGCTGATCCAGCGCCTGCCACAGACATTCACCGAGCCAGGCGTTTTCCACCACATAGCCCAGTGCCGGCACGCCTTCTTCCTCGGCGCTCAAGCGCGCAGCGGCAAAGCGGCCACGGTCGGAAACATGAATCTGCTTGATCGGCTCGGCGCGCTGGCTGATCTGCTGCCACAGGCCGAGCCGCTGGTAGATCTGCTGCGAGCCGAACGACAGCGCAGTGGAGCGTGCGTCGTAACTGGGCTGATAACCATTGCCCGGGGTGAACGGCTCGATCAGGCAAATACGCCAGTTGCGCTGCTTGGCCTCCGTTTGCAAGGCCACCGCCAGACTGGCGCCGACCAAGCCACCGCCAATAATCGCAATGTCGACGCGTGACATGCTCTAGGCCGCCACACTGCGTGCGGCGGCCATCAGCGCTTCAATCTCGGCGACGGTTTTCGGTACGCCGCTGGTAAGGATTTCGCAGCCTGTCTTGGTCACCACCACATCATCTTCGATACGCACACCGATGCCGCGCCACTTCTTCGCCACGTCCGGGTTGTCCACGGCGATGTAGATGCCCGGCTCAACCGTCATGGCCATGCCAACTTCCAGCTCGCGCCATTCGCCGCCGACCTTGTACTCGCCGACATCATGCACATCCATGCCCAGCCAGTGGCCGGCGCGGTGCATATAGAAGGGTTTGTAGGCTTCAGTGGCAATCAGCTCGGCCACATCACCCTGCAGCAGACCGAGTTCCACCAGACCAGCGGTAATCACCTGCACGGTGGTCTCGTGGGCCTGATTCCAGTGTTTGCCAGGGGCGATTTCCTTGAAGGCTGCTTCCTGCGCCGCCAGCACCAGCTCGTAGATGGCCTTCTGCTCCGGCGAGAAGGTGCCGCTGACCGGGAAGGTGCGGGTGATGTCACTGGCGTAGCAGTCGATCTCGCAACCAGCATCGATCAACACCAGATCGCCGTCTTTCAGCGGTGCATCGTTCTCGCGGTAATGCAGGATGCAGGCGTTCTTGCCCGCTGCGACGATGCTGCCATAGGCTGGCATCTTCGCCCCGCCCTTGCGGAACTCGTAGTCCAGTTCGGCTTCCAGGTGGTACTCGAACAGGCCGGCACGGCTCGCCTGCATGGCGCGCACATGGGCACGGCAGGAGATGTCCGCCGCTTCCTTCATGACTTTGACTTCGGCCGCCGACTTGTACAGGCGCTGGTCATGCAGCAGGTGCTCAAGGGTGATGAATTCGTTGGGCGGCGTCGCGCCTTGGCGCGCTTTGGAGCGGATCACGTTGATCCACTCCATCAGCTGGCGGTCAAACTCATGATTGGTGCCCATGGAGGAATAGACCCGATCACGGCCCTCGATCAGCCCTGGCAGAATGTCGTCGATGTCACCAATCGGGAACGCATCATCCGCACCGTACTGGCTGATCGCGCCATCCTGGCCGGCACGCAGGCCATCCCACAGCTCACGCAGGGGGTCGCGCTCGCGGCAGAACAACACATACTCGCCATGCTCACGCCCAGGAATCAGCGCAATCACCGCTTCGGGCTCGGGAAAGCCGGAGAGGTACTGGAAGTCGCTGTCCTGACGGTAGATATGCTCAACATCGCGGTTGCGGATATACACCGGCGCAGCCGGCAGAATCGCGATGCTGTTGGGTTCCATCTGCGCCATCAGCGCCTTGCGCCGACGGGCGTATTCCGACTTGGGGATGCTGATCATGGGCAGATTGAGTCCACTTCTGGTTACTTGAAAACAGGTGTCATGCAAATCAATGCAGCGACGGTTTCGCCGCGGCGACCACTGGTTTGGCGCACTCGCTGAACAACAGCAGCGGCGCTACGCGCAGGTATTCCATCACTTCCATGTAGTCGTTCTCGCCATCATCGGACTCGTCCAGGGCGTTCTGCACCTGAGAAATGGCCGAGAGGTCTTGCAGCACTTCCATGGCTTCGGCGCTCAGAGCGCTGTCACGGGCAGTCAGGCCGAAACCACCGAGGAAGCCCTGACACCATTGTCCCAGAGCCACAGCGCGCTCGCTAAGCGGCGCATCGTCGCTGGGCAGCAACAGCACCACGGTGACGTCATTGCTGGACAGTTCGTTCTTGACCATTTCCTGCAGGCCAATCAGCGCCTGGCGCACGGTATCTTCCGGCGCAGCGCCGAGCAGCTCGGCGGCATCCACCAGCCAGGGGTCGATTTCAAAGCCGGCGCCGGCGCAGCTACGACCGAGCAACAGGCCATGCAACTCAGCAGGCGAAACGGTATAACCGCTGCTGGCTAGCAGGGTTGCAAAAGCAGAATACGGGGAGTTCGAGATAGGCATAGATAACTAGGCGCAACGCTGCGCAATCACTAGAATGGAGGCCTCGTATCCTAGCACCGGCAAGCCCACCAAGACTATTCAAGGTGCTCGGCGGAACGTGCATGTCCAACCTGCCAACACCGCGACGCATAGCCACAAGATGATCGCCGGGTGAAACACATCAAGCGCTGGCGCAGTAATCTGTTCCACACTGACCAAACTGCCGAGTATCCGCAGCATGCACTGCTCGGCACTGTCGAAGACGATCGAAAAACGCTATTTTCCCCCTTGTCTGTCCCGCTCATATACCCGCGAGTAGAGAATCCATGGAAGACGCCGATCTGCATGCACTCACGACCAAGCTGGATCTGCTTATCCAGCGCGTCGAGCAGCTCAAAGCGCAAAACCGACTGCTTCTGGCGAGCGAAAAGGCCTGGCGCGAAGAACGCGCGCAGTTAATTGAAAAGAACGAAATGGCCCGGCACAAGGTCGAATCCATGATTTCGCGCCTCAAAGCCCTGGAGCAGGATTAATGACCCAGTCGAATACCTTGACCGTCCAGATTCTGGACAAAGAATATTGCATCGCCTGTCCCAGTGATGAGCGCAGCAATCTGGAGAGTGCCGCGCGCTACCTGGACGGCAAGATGCGGGAGATTCGCTCCAGCGGCAAAGTGATCGGTGCCGACCGCGTTGCCGTGATGGCCGCCCTCAACATCACCCACGACCTGCTACACAAACAGCAACACCTTGATCAGCAGGCCGGCGCCAACCGCGAACAGGTGCGCAGTCTGCTCAACCGCGTCGACGGTGCTCTGGCGCGGGATGCTGATGAGCAAGCCAACTGATTACGCACAGACGCTTTCGGGTATACTAACGGCCGCTCCCTGGAGTGTGCGCCAGTTGGTGATGTCCCTGAGCCGATACGCACAAACCCGGGGGTTGCATGTTGAGGCCGGTGTGCATGTCCGCCTGACGGAAAGCCTTAACGCCTCCTGCAACCTCCACCTTGAACTTTCGGGTTCAAGGGCTAAACCGACAGCGGCACGTCGGGGAGTCACCCTTTTTAGCCTGTTGCCCAGCCGTGGTCACAGCGCCCGCCCAAGCCCATGCCCGATACTTCTGCACTGAGTCGCACGCAACTGCGCCGACACCTGCGCGCGCAACGCCGCGCACTCAGCCGCCAGGCCCAGCGCCACGCCGCGCGCGGACTGTACCAACAACTCGCCCAGCACCCACTGTTTCGCCGTGCGACGCAGATTGCCCTGTACCTGCCCAATGATGGCGAGATCGATCCGCGCCCACTGTTGCGTGCGGCGCAGCAGCGCGGCAAGGCGACCTACCTGCCAGTGCTCAGCCCCTGGCCACGCAGCAAGATGGTGTTTCAGCGCATCCGACCTGGCGAACGCTTGCAGAAAAACCGCTTCGGCATTGACGAGCCGCGGCGCAACCGCAAGCAGCAGCGCAAGATCTGGACCCTGGATTTGGTGCTACTGCCCCTGGTTGGCTTCGACCGTCACGGCGCGCGCCTGGGCATGGGCGGTGGGTTTTATGACCGTAGCCTGGCCTATCGCGCACTGCGCAAAAATTGGCACAAACCGACATTACTCGGCTTGGCGCATGAGTGTCAGCAGGTCGAACAGCTGAGCATGGCCAGTTGGGACGTGCCCTTGCAAGGCACGGTAACGGATAAGGCGTGGTATTGATGGTGTAGCGGTACCGCGCTCCCTGCGGTACACAACCGGCTTAGCCTGCCGCTTTGGGCTGCAACACCGGCGCAGGCTGGCGCTCCCACAGGCTCTGGGTGTAACCCGTGGTTACCACGCCCAGACTGAACAGAATCACCAACACCCACAACACATCTGGTTTACGTTTCATTCAATGCCTCCCCCTTTAAGGCATAACGCGCGGTGTTTCCGCAGCCATTATTGTTATAGATCCCGCAACGGTGGCCATCCGCCCTGCCATTCGGGCAACAAGCCCATGTGATAGATAGCGGGCGGCACACCCAGTCCGTTAACGGACTGACCCACAGGAGCAAAGTTCATGCCTTATTGGCTAATGAAGTCAGAACCCGAGGAACTATCCATCCACGACCTTCAACGCCTGAAGCAGACACGCTGGGATGGCGTGCGCAATTACCAGGCACGCAATTTCGTGCGCAGCCTGCAACCGGATGATTTGTTCTTCTTCTACCACTCCAGCTGCCCGGAACCGGGCATTGCCGGGATCGCCCGAGTCATCTCGGCGCACTATCCTGACCCGACGGCGCTGGAGCCTGAAAGCCATTACTTCGACGCCAAAGCCAGCGCCGCGAAAAATCCGTGGAGCGCCGTCGACGTGGCGTTTGTTGAAGCATTCAAACGGGTCATACCACTGGCACAGCTGAAAGCTCAGAGCGCCTTGCTGGAACTGCCACTGGTACAAAAAGGCAGCCGTCTCTCAGTGATGCCCGTCAAAGCTGAAGAATGGGCGGCCATTCTCGCTCTGCGCTGAACGCAGCAGGCTGGAATGACGACCTATTGAATAATCAGGTTGTTGAACAGCAAATCTTCAACCAGCGGCTTGCCTTCTTCCTGGGTCAGAACAGCCTGAACCTGCTTGAGCGCTTCCGCACGCAACGTCTCCCGCGCACCAGAGGCCGCCATGGCCTCTTCAGTCTGCTGCGAAAACAGCATAACCAGCTGATTACGAATCAACGGCTCATGGTGTTTGACCTTGGCCTCAATATCCGCACCAGTAACACGCAAGGAAAGGTCCGCCTTGTAGAACTTCAACTTGGGGCCCTCACCAAAATTGCCGACTAACGCAGGAACCAATGTGACATAAGCGACCACGGGCGCCACGGGCGCCCCCTCCTTCGGCTCTTCATCTCCCGAGGCATGCGCCAGTAAAGGCAGGGACAGAGCCAACAGCATTGCAATCAAGGCTTTCACAGGCAGTATTCCTCGCTAATTTGCACCTAGCATAGCCAGAGTCTGCCCACAGCCCAAGCCCCAAACTTATGCTGACTCATCAGGCGCAGCCATGCTCGTTGACCCTGGCACACCCACCCCTACACTGCATGACCATCAACCGCAGAGGAAAGCCTGATGAAAGCCGTGCTGTGCAAAGCCTTCGGCCCCGCCGAAACCTTGGTGCTGGAAGAAATCGCCAGCCCCGAAGCGAAGAAGAACGAAGTGCTGCTCGACGTCCATGCGGCCGGAGTCAATTTCCCCGACACCTTGATCATCGAAGGCAAGTACCAGTTCAAGCCGCCCTTCCCGTTCTCACCGGGTGGCGAGGCCGCTGGCGTGGTCACGGCCGTCGGTGAAAAAGTCAGCCATCTGAAAGTTGGCGACCGGGTGATGGCCCTGACCGGCTGGGGCAGCTTTGCCGAGGAAGTGGCAGTACCTGGCTACAACGTCATGCCGATTCCGCCGAGCATGGACTTCGCCTGCGCCGC harbors:
- a CDS encoding flagellar basal body-associated FliL family protein — encoded protein: MKALIAMLLALSLPLLAHASGDEEPKEGAPVAPVVAYVTLVPALVGNFGEGPKLKFYKADLSLRVTGADIEAKVKHHEPLIRNQLVMLFSQQTEEAMAASGARETLRAEALKQVQAVLTQEEGKPLVEDLLFNNLIIQ
- a CDS encoding TIGR02449 family protein; the protein is MEDADLHALTTKLDLLIQRVEQLKAQNRLLLASEKAWREERAQLIEKNEMARHKVESMISRLKALEQD
- a CDS encoding cell division protein ZapA; this encodes MTQSNTLTVQILDKEYCIACPSDERSNLESAARYLDGKMREIRSSGKVIGADRVAVMAALNITHDLLHKQQHLDQQAGANREQVRSLLNRVDGALARDADEQAN
- a CDS encoding EVE domain-containing protein, producing MPYWLMKSEPEELSIHDLQRLKQTRWDGVRNYQARNFVRSLQPDDLFFFYHSSCPEPGIAGIARVISAHYPDPTALEPESHYFDAKASAAKNPWSAVDVAFVEAFKRVIPLAQLKAQSALLELPLVQKGSRLSVMPVKAEEWAAILALR
- the ubiH gene encoding 2-octaprenyl-6-methoxyphenyl hydroxylase, which translates into the protein MSRVDIAIIGGGLVGASLAVALQTEAKQRNWRICLIEPFTPGNGYQPSYDARSTALSFGSQQIYQRLGLWQQISQRAEPIKQIHVSDRGRFAAARLSAEEEGVPALGYVVENAWLGECLWQALDQQVVSWRSPAQVNRMQALADGYRLTLDDGSELECSLAILAEGGRSGLREQLGIAVSNTPYGQSALIANVSPQEAHNGLAFERFTEEGPMALLPLADNRCALVWTRATLEAERLSMLDDAAFLAELQQAFGYRLGSLRQVGTRHLYPLALTAAREQVRQHLVVLGNAAHSLHPIAGQGYNLSLRDTLVLAETLLDSSAPLGDLTTLQRYLKSQQMDQQLTVGFSDQVTRLFSTGQPLLAAGRNLGLLGLDLLPPAKRWFARQAMGLGTRSEY
- a CDS encoding YecA family protein, producing the protein MPISNSPYSAFATLLASSGYTVSPAELHGLLLGRSCAGAGFEIDPWLVDAAELLGAAPEDTVRQALIGLQEMVKNELSSNDVTVVLLLPSDDAPLSERAVALGQWCQGFLGGFGLTARDSALSAEAMEVLQDLSAISQVQNALDESDDGENDYMEVMEYLRVAPLLLFSECAKPVVAAAKPSLH
- a CDS encoding 5-formyltetrahydrofolate cyclo-ligase, producing MPDTSALSRTQLRRHLRAQRRALSRQAQRHAARGLYQQLAQHPLFRRATQIALYLPNDGEIDPRPLLRAAQQRGKATYLPVLSPWPRSKMVFQRIRPGERLQKNRFGIDEPRRNRKQQRKIWTLDLVLLPLVGFDRHGARLGMGGGFYDRSLAYRALRKNWHKPTLLGLAHECQQVEQLSMASWDVPLQGTVTDKAWY
- the pepP gene encoding Xaa-Pro aminopeptidase, which codes for MISIPKSEYARRRKALMAQMEPNSIAILPAAPVYIRNRDVEHIYRQDSDFQYLSGFPEPEAVIALIPGREHGEYVLFCRERDPLRELWDGLRAGQDGAISQYGADDAFPIGDIDDILPGLIEGRDRVYSSMGTNHEFDRQLMEWINVIRSKARQGATPPNEFITLEHLLHDQRLYKSAAEVKVMKEAADISCRAHVRAMQASRAGLFEYHLEAELDYEFRKGGAKMPAYGSIVAAGKNACILHYRENDAPLKDGDLVLIDAGCEIDCYASDITRTFPVSGTFSPEQKAIYELVLAAQEAAFKEIAPGKHWNQAHETTVQVITAGLVELGLLQGDVAELIATEAYKPFYMHRAGHWLGMDVHDVGEYKVGGEWRELEVGMAMTVEPGIYIAVDNPDVAKKWRGIGVRIEDDVVVTKTGCEILTSGVPKTVAEIEALMAAARSVAA